One Coffea arabica cultivar ET-39 chromosome 5c, Coffea Arabica ET-39 HiFi, whole genome shotgun sequence DNA window includes the following coding sequences:
- the LOC113690294 gene encoding 110 kDa U5 small nuclear ribonucleoprotein component CLO encodes MDDSLYDEFGNYIGPEIESDRESEEEEEDDELPDRTGDEEAGSDAEREPGGSNGWLTTTDHDIDMENQVVLAEDKKYYPTAEEVYGEEVETLVMDEDELPLEQPIIKPVKNLKFELGVKDPSTYVSTQFLLGLMSNPALVRNVALVGHLHHGKTLFMDMLVEQTHHISTFDEKSEKHMRYTDTRIDEQERKISIKAVPMSLVLEDSNSKSYLCNIMDTPGHVNFSDEMTAALRLADGAVLIVDAADGVMVNTERAIRHAIQERLPIVVVINKVDRLITELKLPPKDAYHKLRHLIEAINTQITAASSTAGDVQVIDPALGNVCFASASAGWSFTLQSFAKLYVKLHGIPFDANKFASRLWGDYYFDPDTRGFKKKQPTSGAERSFVQFVLEPLYKIYSQVIGEHKKSVEATLAELGVTLSNAAYRLNVRPLLRLACSSVFGTATGFTDMLVHHIPSAKAGAAKKVEHIYTGPTDSMIFQAMEDCDPHGPLMVNVTKLYPKSDCSVFDAFGRVYSGRIMTGQTVRVLGEGYSPEDEEDMTVKEVTKLWVYQARYRIPISEAPPGSWVLIEGVDASIMKTATLCNQDYDEDVYIFRALQFNTLPVVKTATEPLNPSELPKMVEGLRKISKSYPLAITKVEESGEHTILGTGELYLDSIMKDLRELYSEVEVKVADPVVSFCETVVESSSMKCFAETPNKKNKITMIAEPLERGLAEDIENGVVSIDWPRKKLGDFFQTKYDWDLLAARSIWAFGPDKQGPNILLDDTLSSEVDKSLLNAVKDSIVQGFQWGAREGPLCDEPIRNVKFKIVDAKVAPEPLNRGTGQIIPTARRVAYSAFLMASPRLMEPVYYVEIQTPIDCVSAIYTVLSRRRGHVTADVPQPGTPAYIVKAFLPVIESFGFETDLRYHTQGQAFCLSVFDHWAIVPGDPLDKTIVLRPLEPAPIQHLAREFMVKTRRRKGMSEDVSINKFFDEAMVLELAQQDADQMIP; translated from the exons ATGGATGATAGTTTGTATGATGAGTTTGGGAATTATATTGGGCCTGAAATTGAATCTGATCGAGAGAGCGAAGAAGAGGAGGAAGATGATGAGCTCCCTGATAGGACAGGGGATGAGGAGGCTGGATCGGATGCTGAGCGTGAACCTGGAGGTTCAAATGGGTGGCTGACTACTACTGATCATGACATTGATATGGAAAACCAGGTGGTTCTTGCAGAGGACAAAAAGTACTACCCAACTGCTGAGGAGGTTTATGGTGAAGAAGTTGAGACATTGGTTATGGACGAGGATGAGTTGCCTCTGGAGCAACCAATAATCAAACCTGTCAAGAACCTCAAGTTTGAATTAGGTGTAAAGGATCCATCCACCTATGTGTCAACGCAGTTTCTTTTAGGTTTAATGTCGAACCCAGCTTTGGTTCGAAATGTAGCTTTGGTGGGACACCTACATCACGGTAAAACCTTGTTTATGGACATGCTGGTGGAGCAAACACACCATATCTCTACTTTTGATGAGAAAAGTGAGAAGCACATGAGATATACAGATACCAGGATCGATGAACAAGAGAGGAAAATATCAATCAAGGCGGTACCCATGTCATTGGTGCTTGAGGATAGCAATTCAAAGTCGTACCTCTGTAACATAATGGATACCCCTGGCCATGTTAATTTCTCTGATGAAATGACTGCAGCTCTAAGGCTCGCTGATGGTGCTGTGCTGATTGTAGATGCTGCTGATGGAGTTATG GTTAATACTGAGAGGGCTATTCGCCATGCAATTCAAGAGCGCCTCCCCATAGTAGTTGTGATAAACAAG GTTGACAGGTTGATAACTGAACTCAAGTTGCCTCCAAAAGATGCATATCATAAGCTAAGGCATTTAATTGAAGCTATCAATACCCAAATAACTGCTGCTTCGTCAACTGCTGGAGATGTCCAGGTTATTGACCCCGCTCTTGGGAATGTTTGTTTTGCAAGTGCGAGCGCAGGATGGTCCTTTACACTACAATCGTTTGCTAAGCTATATGTCAAGCTCCATGGCATTCCATTTGATGCCAATAAGTTTGCTTCTCGTCTTTGGGGGGACTATTATTTTGATCCTGATACTAGAGGTTTTAAGAAGAAACAACCTACCAGTGGGGCAGAAAGATCATTTGTCCAATTTGTGCTTGAACCTCTTTACAAAATATATAGCCAGGTAATTGGAGAACATAAGAAGAGTGTGGAGGCTACACTTGCTGAGCTTGGTGTGACTCTTAGCAATGCAGCCTACAGATTAAATGTACGGCCTCTGCTGAGGTTGGCTTGTAGCTCAGTTTTTGGTACTGCTACTGGCTTCACAGACATGTTGGTCCATCACATTCCTTCTGCCAAAGCTGGTGCAGCTAAGAAGGTTGAGCATATCTATACTGGGCCTACGGACTCGATGATTTTTCAGGCCATGGAAGATTGTGATCCCCATGGTCCTTTAATGGTTAATGTGACAAAACTGTATCCTAAATCTGACTGCAGTGTTTTTGATGCTTTTGGTCGAGTCTATAGTGGTAGAATTATGACTGGGCAGACTGTTCGCGTGCTGGGAGAAGGTTATTCCCCAGAAGATGAGGAGGACATGACAGTGAAAGAAGTAACAAAACTTTGGGTTTATCAAGCTCGTTACAGGATACCGATAAGTGAGGCCCCTCCTGGTTCTTGGGTGCTGATTGAAGGTGTGGATGCTTCAATTATGAAGACTGCTACGCTTTGTAATCAGGACTATGATGAGGATGTATATATATTCCGAGCCCTTCAGTTTAACACTCTTCCAGTTGTGAAAACGGCAACTGAGCCTTTAAATCCGAGTGAGCTACCCAAGATGGTTGAGGGTCTGCGGAAGATAAGCAAAAGTTATCCTCTCGCTATCACGAAGGTAGAAGAATCAGGAGAACACACAATTTTGGGTACTGGGGAATTATACCTAGATTCGATAATGAAGGATCTTCGGGAACTTTACTCGGAAGTGGAGGTGAAG GTCGCAGATCCTGTTGTCTCCTTCTGCGAAACAGTGGTGGAGTCATCCTCAATGAAATGTTTTGCTGAAACACCTAACAAGAAAAATAAGATTACCATG ATTGCTGAGCCTCTGGAAAGAGGACTTGCAGAAGATATTGAGAATGGTGTTGTTAGCATTGACTGGCCTAGGAAGAAACTTGGGGACTTCTTTCAGACGAAGTATGACTGGGACTTGCTTGCTGCAAGGTCCATTTGGGCATTTGGACCTGATAAACAG GGACCTAATATCTTATTAGATGACACACTGTCTAGTGAAGTGGACAAGAGCTTGCTGAATGCCGTGAAAGATTCCATTGTACAAGG GTTTCAATGGGGTGCTCGAGAAGGACCTCTTTGTGATGAGCCCATCAGAAATGTTAAATTCAAGATAGTCGATGCAAAAGTTGCTCCTGAGCCATTGAATCGTGGAACTGGTCAGATAATTCCTACTGCTCGTCGTGTGGCCTACTCAGCTTTCCTTATGGCATCTCCAAGGCTCATGGAACCAGTTTATTATGTGGAG ATACAGACCCCTATAGATTGTGTGTCTGCTATATACACGGTGTTGTCCCGCAGGCGTGGCCACGTTACAGCAGATGTTCCTCAACCGGGGACCCCAGCCTATATTGTGAAG GCATTTTTACCTGTGATTGAATCATTTGGCTTTGAGACAGACTTGAGGTATCACACTCAAGGGCAAGCATTTTGTCTCTCCGTGTTTGACCATTGGGCTATCGTTCCTGGGGATCCTCTGGACAAGACCATAGTTCTACGACCACTTGAACCTGCACCTATTCAACATTTGGCTCGTGAGTTCATGGTGAAGACACGGCGTAGAAAG GGCATGAGTGAAGATGTGAGCATCAACAAATTTTTTGATGAGGCTATGGTGTTGGAGCTTGCTCAACAGGATGCTGATCAAATGATCCCTTGA